The following nucleotide sequence is from Citrus sinensis cultivar Valencia sweet orange chromosome 6, DVS_A1.0, whole genome shotgun sequence.
GCTGGTAATTTTACTTATGTCTTGTGAGGTCTCCTTATTATTGCCTATTTCGCTTGCTTAATTTATGAATCTCGTCTAGTGTTTCTGTGATTTGTTAAGAATTTGTTCTGTGGTTTTGAGATATATATAACAGCGCTGGTTTATGGAGATATTGAAAGTGTTTGGCAGAATGGTTCTGGCATTTGGGTAGAGGCTTATGAAAATAGTTGAAATTTTAAGTCCTATTCTGTGTTTACTGCTAAAAAACAAAGAGCTTCAATGAAGTTCTTAGTTGGGTATAACCAAAAGGGCATTCTTGGAATAGATTGGGAAAAAGAAACTTGACACTAATGTAAATCGGTGAGCTTTTTGGATGTTTATTGTAACTGTGGTTATAGCTTGTGCTTAATAATTGGTTGCTAATGCtagtttataatattgttatgGCGAGCAATAGCTTGCGTTTTTTAAACTACTGATTGATGATGTTTTTGCTGCTCATTGGCACTTGCGATCTTCTTCACAGATGGTGTAGTGGTCTATGTTAGTAATGATATTCCTAATTTGTtatctaatataatattttatttttttatttatatatgggATTGTAGATGACGGGCCAGGATCACTTCGAGAAGGATGCCGCATGAAAGAACCTCTTTGGATTGTCTTTGAAGTGTCAGGCACCATTCATCTCCGCTCTCACTTGAGTGTCTCATCTTACAAAACCATAGATGGCCGAGGACAAAGGGTGAAACTTACAGGAAAGGGTTTGAGGCTGAAGGAATGCGAACATGTTATAATATGCAATCTAGAGTTTGAAGGTGGTAAAGGACCTGATGTTGATGCCATTCAAATAAAACCTAAGTCAAAACACATATGGATAGACCGTTGTAGTCTCCGTGATTATGATGATGGGCTGATAGATATCACCAGAGAAAGCACAGATATTACAGTTTCTAGGTGGGATTAATCATTCTGAAAAATTACTGTCCTTCTATAGGTACATGAAGATCATGGTTCTAATAACTTCAAGCATTTTTTTTGTAGGTGTCACTTTTCATCACATGACAAGACCATGCTCATTGGAGCAGATCCCTCTCATGTTGCTGATAGATGTATTCGAGTGACCATTCATCATTGTTTTTTTGATGGGACTCGACAACGACATCCACGTGTTAGATATGCTAAAGTACATCTGTATAACAATTACACCAGAAATTGGGGAATTTATGCTGTTTGTGCCAGTGTTGATTCACAGGTGATAATGCTATCGATTGAAATCCTTGTTCTGTTTGGAACCTGTTTAGAAGGTTGAAAGATTTGAACCTTTTCTAGATTTTCTCTAAtatcttatttgttttttcatcaGATATACTCCCAATGTAATATATATGAAGCAGGACAGAAGAAGATGGCATTCAAGTATCTTACAGAGAAGGTAAGtgttctttcaatttttttcttttccattccATTTCTGAATCAATCATCTagatttttgtgttttcagCTGTATATGGGGTGAAAATACGGATGCAATTCACAGATGTAGAAACTTTCTTTAGTAAAATGTAGTAAGAATTATGTTGAGAAGTGTTTCCAGAACTGATTACCTATTCGTAAATTTAATACCAAAAGCAATCAATTCCCATGGTGTTGATGGATGTTAATACCTGTCAAACTAATGGATAAAGTTAAGATAGAGGGACGATGTCAACTCTCAAACTattagaaaaaggaaaaaacagGGGGACATAGAATAATTGGACTTGCTTTTCTGCCATGACTAAACCTGAACAGAATTGGTATTATGCTTACTTCTCCAGAAGCATGTAGCCCATGGTTGCCCTCCGATTTGTGATTAAAGAACTGCCATAATTCATTACCACTGTGACTGTGACAAGTTTTTTGGCAttcacaaaaaagaaagactCCACTACAGGAAATCAGCATCCTAAGTTCtttctgtttcttttatttttgaaagtttGAATTAGTTACATCAATGGTTTAGATAGATTGTGTGAGAAACGTTTGAGTGTATTTGGATATCTGGGATATTAACCATGTCAGATCAAtggtttaaaagttacagGAGCTCAGAAGGCCTATTATAGATATATCCTCTCATCTGTTTTATGCCACTGGAAGTTTATGAGCTGGTCCATTGCATTGGGTCTACGAATGCTTATGCAGCTTGACTTGATAAACACAGTAGAGTGGCACAACCTCAAAATTCCATTTAGATGGAACTTTCTGACTGTTTGCAGCAAGTTCTTTTTTTCAGGTTATAGTTTTGCATCCAATGGGGTTAGCCTAATGAAAGCAACCAAAACACCTCATGATCCTGCTGCTGATTCTTCCAGGAAAAGCGCGGATGTGACCAATTTTTGTAGAGGACTGTAGGATATGATCGCCTTCGTACTAAGTTTTGTCATCATACTGATAAACTGTTTGATTAAGGATGAAAAAACCCTTGGCATTCTTTTCCTTCTGTTTGCAGGATAAGTTTTCTTCGTTTAACCGGAAAATACTACAATTTTACTTGTGATCAATATACC
It contains:
- the LOC102614939 gene encoding probable pectate lyase 4 isoform X1: MGNSHGHHHHHRNEANSYFPHQTPTPTPPPFKFGPSDHHQHQPAAQFQNNSTMSLPYAHVDCSLRALAGQAEGFGRLAIGGLHGPLYHVTTLADDGPGSLREGCRMKEPLWIVFEVSGTIHLRSHLSVSSYKTIDGRGQRVKLTGKGLRLKECEHVIICNLEFEGGKGPDVDAIQIKPKSKHIWIDRCSLRDYDDGLIDITRESTDITVSRCHFSSHDKTMLIGADPSHVADRCIRVTIHHCFFDGTRQRHPRVRYAKVHLYNNYTRNWGIYAVCASVDSQIYSQCNIYEAGQKKMAFKYLTEKASDKEEARSGCIRSEGDLFITGTQAGLMTEAGEHSMFHPSEYYPTWTVAAPTDNLKQVLQHCTGWQDIQRPADQPVAAQHQTRRRRELIA
- the LOC102614939 gene encoding probable pectate lyase 4 isoform X2 — its product is MGNSHGHHHHHRNEANSYFPHQTPTPTPPPFKFGPSDHHQHQPAAQFQNNSTMSLPYAHVDCSLRALAGQAEGFGRLAIGGLHGPLYHVTTLADDGPGSLREGCRMKEPLWIVFEVSGTIHLRSHLSVSSYKTIDGRGQRVKLTGKGLRLKECEHVIICNLEFEGGKGPDVDAIQIKPKSKHIWIDRCSLRDYDDGLIDITRESTDITVSRCHFSSHDKTMLIGADPSHVADRCIRVTIHHCFFDGTRQRHPRVRYAKVHLYNNYTRNWGIYAVCASVDSQIYSQCNIYEAGQKKMAFKYLTEKASDKEEARSGCIRSEGDLFITGTQAGLMTEAGEHSMFHPSEYYPTWTVAAPTDNLKQVLQHCTGWQDIQRPADQPVAAQ
- the LOC102614939 gene encoding probable pectate lyase 4 isoform X3, coding for MGNSHGHHHHHRNEANSYFPHQTPTPTPPPFKFGPSDHHQHQPAAQFQNNSTMSLPYAHVDCSLRALAGQAEGFGRLAIGGLHGPLYHVTTLADDGPGSLREGCRMKEPLWIVFEVSGTIHLRSHLSVSSYKTIDGRGQRVKLTGKGLRLKECEHVIICNLEFEGGKGPDVDAIQIKPKSKHIWIDRCSLRDYDDGLIDITRESTDITVSRCHFSSHDKTMLIGADPSHVADRCIRVTIHHCFFDGTRQRHPRVRYAKVHLYNNYTRNWGIYAVCASVDSQIYSQCNIYEAGQKKMAFKYLTEKASDKEEARTDCIRSEGDLSSLKLKAGLMAEAGEHNMFHPSEHYYTWTVAERTDNLKQLLQRCTGWQDVQCPAD
- the LOC102614939 gene encoding probable pectate lyase 4 isoform X4, which codes for MGNSHGHHHHHRNEANSYFPHQTPTPTPPPFKFGPSDHHQHQPAAQFQNNSTMSLPYAHVDCSLRALAGQAEGFGRLAIGGLHGPLYHVTTLADDGPGSLREGCRMKEPLWIVFEVSGTIHLRSHLSVSSYKTIDGRGQRVKLTGKGLRLKECEHVIICNLEFEGGKGPDVDAIQIKPKSKHIWIDRCSLRDYDDGLIDITRESTDITVSRCHFSSHDKTMLIGADPSHVADRCIRVTIHHCFFDGTRQRHPRVRYAKVHLYNNYTRNWGIYAVCASVDSQIYSQCNIYEAGQKKMAFKYLTEKASDKEEARTDCIRSEGDLSSLKLKAGLMAEAGEHNMFHPSEHYYTWTVQRCTGWQDVQCPAD